One segment of Niveibacterium microcysteis DNA contains the following:
- a CDS encoding HAL/PAL/TAL family ammonia-lyase, with product MTRKPDSAIRVGGTRIHTVDVVAASQRRAAVALDPAPAFRDRIERGAAFLDRLLAEDGVIYGVTTGYGDSCTVTIPPALVAELPHHLFTYHGCGLGRWLTPEETRAVLVARLTSLAQGFSGVSWGLLRQIETLLAQDILPLIPAEGSVGASGDLTPLSYVAAVLCGERQVWVEGSIRNTADVFAERGITPLRLRPKEGLAIMNGTAVMTGLACLAIERAEYLARLATRMTGLACLALDGNAHHFDETLFSVKPHAGQQGVAARLRADLHSDRPPRNEKRLQDRYSIRCAPHVIGVLEDALPFLRTTLENELNSANDNPIIDPDGEQVLHGGHFYGGHVAFAMDSLKNLVANLADLMDRQMALLVDTRFNHGLPSNLSGASGERAPINHGLKALQISLSAWTAEALKLTMPASVFSRSTECHNQDKVSMGTIAARDALRVLELVEQVAAGHLIAVRQGVALRRAQQAVELTEELGEFVADLDQLIPFVAEDRALDADLHRVLGALRSQRWGLYA from the coding sequence ATGACTCGCAAGCCTGATTCTGCCATCCGCGTCGGTGGCACCCGCATCCATACGGTCGACGTGGTCGCCGCCAGTCAGCGGCGCGCTGCCGTGGCGCTCGATCCCGCTCCAGCCTTCCGTGATCGCATCGAACGCGGCGCTGCCTTCCTTGACCGCCTGCTGGCGGAAGACGGCGTGATCTACGGCGTGACGACCGGCTACGGCGATTCCTGCACCGTCACGATCCCGCCAGCACTGGTCGCGGAGTTGCCGCACCATCTTTTCACCTACCACGGCTGCGGGCTGGGGCGCTGGCTCACGCCGGAAGAAACACGTGCAGTGCTGGTGGCGCGCCTGACCTCGTTGGCTCAGGGCTTTTCGGGCGTGAGTTGGGGCCTGCTTCGGCAGATCGAAACCCTGCTGGCGCAGGACATCCTGCCGTTGATTCCCGCCGAAGGCTCAGTCGGCGCGAGCGGTGATCTGACGCCGCTCTCGTATGTTGCTGCGGTGCTGTGTGGCGAGCGCCAGGTGTGGGTCGAAGGTTCGATCCGCAACACAGCCGATGTCTTTGCCGAACGCGGCATCACGCCGCTGCGCCTGCGCCCGAAAGAGGGGCTGGCGATCATGAACGGCACCGCGGTGATGACAGGCCTGGCTTGCCTCGCGATTGAGCGCGCCGAATACCTTGCGCGGCTGGCTACGCGCATGACCGGGCTGGCCTGCCTTGCACTCGACGGAAACGCCCACCATTTCGACGAGACGCTGTTCTCGGTGAAGCCGCACGCCGGCCAGCAGGGGGTGGCAGCACGCTTGCGCGCCGATCTGCATTCCGATCGCCCGCCGCGCAACGAGAAGCGCCTGCAGGATCGCTACTCGATCCGCTGTGCGCCGCATGTGATCGGGGTGCTGGAAGATGCGCTGCCATTCCTGCGCACGACACTGGAAAACGAACTCAACAGCGCAAACGACAACCCGATCATCGATCCGGATGGTGAACAGGTGCTGCACGGCGGCCACTTCTACGGCGGCCATGTCGCATTTGCCATGGATAGCCTGAAGAACCTCGTCGCGAACCTCGCCGACCTGATGGACCGCCAGATGGCGTTGCTGGTCGATACCCGCTTCAACCATGGGCTACCGTCCAACCTGTCCGGCGCCAGCGGCGAGCGCGCGCCGATCAACCACGGCCTCAAGGCGCTGCAGATTTCGCTGTCGGCCTGGACTGCCGAAGCGCTGAAGCTGACGATGCCGGCCTCGGTGTTCTCGCGCTCGACCGAGTGCCATAACCAGGACAAGGTCAGCATGGGCACGATCGCTGCGCGCGATGCGTTGCGTGTGCTGGAACTGGTGGAGCAAGTTGCGGCCGGGCATCTGATCGCGGTGCGCCAGGGCGTCGCGCTGCGGCGCGCGCAGCAGGCCGTCGAGCTGACGGAAGAACTCGGCGAGTTCGTTGCCGACCTTGATCAGTTGATTCCTTTCGTAGCCGAAGATCGCGCGCTCGACGCTGACTTGCATCGCGTGCTCGGGGCGCTGCGCAGCCAGCGCTGGGGGCTGTATGCGTGA
- a CDS encoding acyltransferase, translating to MNRPQASPAPGAGQPPARGARHWAQMDEVGFIFGMRLLYRLHRALGRLPFQLALYPVVFVYWLSARSAREASLAYIERLRASGVEPGRWASLRHFVAFAECILDKLMVWNGGLDPARCIVEGAELCAEAFRARRGGLIVTAHLGNFEASRALASSYHDAGKIHVLVHTRHAARFNRLMAELNPDSQLNLIQVTELDPAMAMFLAERVADGDFIVMTGDRVPVTQDAGVLEAPFLGKAAPFPIGPWVLAAVLGVPVFLMWPTAEGKGFRVRFERFRDRIVLPRRNREAALQPLVQEFAARLEAETRRTPLQWFNFFDFWARPVRVTHDSQA from the coding sequence ATGAATCGTCCGCAGGCGAGCCCCGCGCCCGGGGCAGGGCAGCCGCCTGCGCGCGGCGCACGGCATTGGGCGCAGATGGACGAGGTGGGCTTCATCTTCGGCATGCGGCTGCTCTATCGCCTGCATCGCGCGCTGGGGCGCCTGCCGTTCCAGTTGGCGCTGTACCCGGTGGTTTTTGTGTATTGGCTGAGCGCGCGCAGCGCACGTGAAGCGTCGCTGGCCTACATCGAGCGCTTGCGGGCGAGTGGCGTCGAGCCCGGGCGCTGGGCATCGCTGCGCCACTTCGTGGCCTTCGCCGAGTGCATTCTCGACAAGCTGATGGTCTGGAATGGCGGACTCGATCCGGCGCGCTGCATCGTCGAGGGGGCCGAATTGTGTGCCGAGGCGTTTCGCGCGCGACGCGGTGGCCTCATTGTCACCGCTCATCTCGGCAACTTCGAGGCCAGCCGGGCGCTGGCGTCGAGCTACCATGACGCCGGCAAGATCCATGTGCTGGTGCACACGCGGCACGCGGCGCGCTTCAACCGGCTGATGGCCGAACTCAATCCGGACAGCCAGCTCAACCTGATTCAGGTGACCGAACTGGATCCGGCGATGGCCATGTTCCTCGCGGAGCGCGTTGCCGACGGCGACTTCATCGTGATGACTGGCGATCGTGTCCCGGTCACGCAGGATGCGGGGGTGCTCGAAGCCCCGTTTCTCGGCAAGGCCGCGCCATTTCCGATCGGCCCCTGGGTGCTGGCAGCGGTGCTGGGCGTACCGGTGTTCCTGATGTGGCCGACCGCTGAAGGCAAGGGTTTTCGCGTGCGTTTCGAGCGCTTCCGCGATCGCATCGTGCTGCCGCGGCGCAACCGCGAAGCGGCCTTGCAGCCGCTGGTGCAGGAGTTCGCCGCGCGCCTTGAGGCGGAAACACGACGCACGCCGTTGCAGTGGTTCAACTTTTTCGATTTCTGGGCGCGCCCCGTGCGCGTGACACATGACTCGCAAGCCTGA
- a CDS encoding glycosyltransferase family 2 protein, translated as MKCCAVIPVYNHEHAVGGVVAALRAQRLPVLMVDDGSRAECATVLDALAAADTDVTVLRRQQNGGKGAAVSDGLCAAHAAGYTHALQIDADGQHDTADVPRFLAEAESAPDHAIIGCPVYDASVPKGRLYGRYATHVWVWINTLSFRITDSMCGFRVYPLDAVVPLLQRTRIGRRMDFDVEVLVRLDWAGLPIRNVPTHVRYPEGGVSHFRPLADNLAISWMHTRLFFGMLPRAPRLLLRHFRSAA; from the coding sequence GTGAAGTGCTGCGCCGTGATCCCGGTCTACAACCACGAGCATGCAGTGGGCGGCGTGGTGGCGGCCCTGCGCGCGCAGCGCCTGCCCGTCTTGATGGTGGATGACGGCAGCCGCGCCGAGTGCGCAACGGTGCTAGACGCTCTGGCGGCGGCTGACACTGATGTGACGGTGCTGCGCCGGCAACAGAACGGCGGTAAGGGCGCGGCGGTGTCCGACGGCCTTTGCGCTGCCCATGCGGCAGGCTACACGCACGCCCTGCAGATCGATGCCGACGGCCAGCATGACACGGCTGACGTGCCGCGTTTTCTCGCCGAAGCCGAATCTGCGCCCGACCACGCGATCATCGGTTGCCCGGTCTATGACGCCAGTGTGCCGAAAGGGCGTCTCTACGGGCGCTACGCCACGCATGTATGGGTCTGGATCAACACGCTCTCGTTCCGCATCACCGATTCGATGTGCGGATTCCGCGTCTACCCGCTCGATGCGGTGGTGCCCTTGTTGCAGCGCACCCGCATCGGACGCCGCATGGACTTCGATGTTGAGGTTCTGGTTAGGCTGGACTGGGCCGGCCTGCCGATCCGAAACGTGCCAACCCATGTGCGCTATCCGGAAGGTGGTGTGTCGCACTTCCGCCCGCTGGCGGACAACTTGGCGATTTCGTGGATGCACACGCGCCTGTTCTTCGGCATGTTGCCGAGGGCGCCGCGCCTGCTGCTGCGGCACTTCCGGAGTGCAGCATGA
- a CDS encoding AMP-binding protein, whose amino-acid sequence MLDRLSSALLQARAPETPFALSHGSLVSWGMFLARVRAWAARLGEMPGARWGLYCGDVDEAAVRLFGAWAAGKTVVLPGDLLPATLQRLQGEVDGWLAGPASAIAEPAPADFALAALDGELPALVVFTSGTSGAPVAIEKRLRQLAAELAVIESTWGEAAADATIVGTVSHQHLYGLLFRLLWPVVSGRVLLAQQLLYPEAVAAALGGQDAVLVSSPAYLRRWPEALALHALPPAPRIVFSSGGPLARDASLAVRGTLGVPVIEVYGSSETGGIAWRSQSDAALDAVWQQHGCVDLEFAETGLRLRSPFMPDPAAWYDTADRAQPIGAGFRLLGRADRIVKVEEKRVSLDAVERALTGQPEIAEARCCVLPEGRLGAVLVLSETGHAALARLGRAGLHGYLRTAIAGDVEALALPRRWRHVETIPLNALGKTPQALLVALFGASAEQPEAQVLSVSDTQAVVALEVAASLAAFEGHFPDTPILPGVVQLDWAMRWAQDMFGIAAPFRGVDALKFQHVVRPGCRLVLSLEHLPAKAAVAFRITDGERPCASGRLMFGAAR is encoded by the coding sequence GTGCTTGATCGCCTTTCGAGCGCGCTGTTACAGGCGCGCGCGCCTGAGACGCCGTTCGCGCTCAGCCACGGCAGCCTCGTTTCCTGGGGGATGTTCCTCGCGCGTGTACGCGCGTGGGCCGCGCGCCTGGGCGAGATGCCGGGCGCGCGATGGGGGCTTTACTGCGGCGACGTCGATGAAGCCGCCGTGCGCCTATTCGGTGCCTGGGCGGCCGGCAAAACGGTCGTACTGCCGGGTGACCTTCTGCCGGCGACACTTCAGCGCTTGCAAGGAGAGGTCGACGGCTGGCTGGCCGGCCCAGCGAGCGCGATCGCAGAGCCCGCGCCGGCTGATTTCGCCCTCGCGGCGCTTGATGGCGAACTGCCAGCCTTGGTCGTCTTCACGTCGGGCACCAGCGGCGCGCCGGTGGCAATCGAAAAACGACTGCGCCAACTGGCTGCCGAACTCGCCGTCATTGAGTCGACCTGGGGAGAGGCGGCAGCCGATGCAACGATTGTGGGCACAGTCTCCCACCAGCACCTTTACGGGCTGCTGTTTCGTTTGCTGTGGCCCGTGGTCAGTGGTCGCGTGCTGCTCGCCCAGCAACTGCTGTATCCCGAGGCCGTCGCCGCCGCATTGGGGGGCCAAGATGCGGTGCTGGTGTCGAGCCCCGCTTATCTGCGACGCTGGCCCGAAGCGCTGGCGCTGCATGCGCTGCCACCAGCGCCGCGCATCGTCTTTTCGTCGGGCGGGCCGCTGGCGCGGGACGCTTCGCTCGCGGTGCGTGGCACCCTGGGTGTGCCCGTGATCGAGGTCTATGGCAGCTCCGAGACGGGTGGCATCGCGTGGCGGAGCCAGTCCGATGCGGCGCTTGATGCGGTGTGGCAGCAGCACGGCTGTGTTGACCTTGAATTCGCGGAGACTGGACTGCGTCTGCGCTCTCCTTTCATGCCCGACCCTGCTGCGTGGTACGACACCGCCGATCGTGCGCAGCCAATCGGGGCGGGCTTCCGTTTGCTGGGTCGCGCCGACCGTATCGTGAAGGTCGAGGAAAAAAGGGTGTCGCTCGACGCGGTTGAGCGCGCACTCACCGGCCAACCTGAAATTGCCGAGGCGCGCTGCTGCGTGCTGCCGGAGGGGCGTTTGGGGGCGGTCCTCGTGTTGAGCGAGACCGGGCATGCCGCGCTTGCTCGGCTTGGTCGTGCGGGGCTGCACGGGTATTTGCGCACTGCGATTGCTGGCGATGTCGAAGCGCTGGCGCTGCCGCGGCGTTGGCGGCATGTCGAAACGATACCGCTCAACGCGCTGGGCAAGACGCCGCAGGCGCTGCTCGTGGCCTTGTTCGGCGCCTCGGCCGAGCAGCCGGAAGCGCAGGTGCTGTCGGTGAGCGATACCCAAGCGGTCGTCGCGTTGGAGGTGGCGGCCTCACTCGCTGCCTTTGAAGGGCATTTTCCCGATACGCCGATCCTGCCGGGTGTCGTACAGCTCGATTGGGCGATGCGCTGGGCACAGGACATGTTCGGCATTGCGGCGCCATTCCGCGGTGTTGATGCCCTGAAGTTCCAGCACGTCGTGCGCCCCGGTTGCCGCTTGGTGCTGTCACTTGAGCATTTGCCTGCGAAGGCGGCCGTGGCCTTTCGGATCACCGATGGCGAACGCCCTTGTGCGAGTGGCCGCCTGATGTTTGGAGCTGCGCGGTGA
- a CDS encoding acyl carrier protein, with amino-acid sequence MNREQIYAWIVGVLHDTFEIDPADVKPESNLYTDLDIDSIDAVDLMLRAKELTGKRMQPEVFKTVRTVQDVVDALYGVMAEAA; translated from the coding sequence ATGAACCGCGAGCAGATTTATGCCTGGATCGTGGGCGTGCTTCACGACACTTTCGAGATCGATCCGGCCGACGTGAAACCGGAATCGAATCTCTACACGGATCTCGATATCGACTCGATCGATGCGGTTGATCTCATGCTCCGCGCCAAGGAGCTGACCGGCAAGCGTATGCAGCCCGAGGTCTTCAAGACGGTCCGTACCGTGCAGGACGTGGTGGATGCGCTTTACGGTGTGATGGCCGAAGCCGCCTGA
- a CDS encoding phosphopantetheine-binding protein — MDELYKEIKQMIIDCLDLEDISVDDIDTDAPLFGDGLGLDSIDALELGVALQKHYGITLSADSNETRAHFASVAALAELVKARRRTQEAV, encoded by the coding sequence ATGGATGAGTTGTACAAAGAAATCAAACAGATGATCATCGACTGCCTCGACCTCGAGGACATCTCGGTCGACGATATCGACACCGATGCACCGCTGTTCGGCGATGGGCTGGGCCTCGATTCGATCGATGCGCTTGAGCTTGGCGTCGCGCTGCAGAAACATTACGGAATCACGCTGTCAGCTGATTCGAACGAGACGCGCGCGCACTTCGCCAGCGTTGCCGCACTCGCCGAGTTGGTCAAGGCGCGCCGGCGTACGCAGGAGGCTGTATGA
- a CDS encoding lysophospholipid acyltransferase family protein — translation MSSPFNRAWRIFATAFCFSSFGLGGLVLGLLIFPLIRIAVWERNARRRISRNVIRFAFRVFVAQMRVMGIYTYELRNVERLQRDGLLVVANHPTLIDVVFLMSLVRNADCVVKAALWRNPFTRGPVQAADYVSNGSGPEVVDACIASVRNGSNLIIFPEGTRTVPGCPLSFQRGAGNLAVRGALALTPVYIQCSPIMLTKGEKWYRVPLRRPHFVFSVGEDIPVTPYLRPDLPLALAARHLTQDLERHFAQELLRHG, via the coding sequence GTGTCTAGTCCGTTTAATCGCGCTTGGCGGATCTTCGCGACCGCGTTCTGCTTCTCGAGTTTCGGGCTCGGCGGACTGGTGCTTGGGCTATTGATCTTTCCGCTGATTCGCATCGCGGTTTGGGAGCGGAACGCGCGCCGCCGTATTTCACGCAACGTGATCCGCTTCGCATTCCGAGTGTTCGTCGCGCAGATGCGCGTGATGGGCATCTATACCTATGAGCTTCGGAACGTCGAGCGGCTGCAGCGGGACGGGCTCCTGGTTGTTGCGAACCATCCGACCTTGATCGACGTCGTGTTCTTAATGTCGCTGGTGCGCAATGCTGATTGCGTGGTGAAGGCGGCGTTGTGGCGTAATCCGTTCACTCGCGGCCCGGTCCAGGCTGCTGACTATGTAAGCAATGGTTCCGGCCCGGAAGTCGTCGATGCCTGCATCGCGTCGGTCCGTAACGGCAGCAACCTGATCATCTTCCCGGAAGGTACGCGCACGGTGCCCGGGTGCCCGCTCTCGTTTCAGCGCGGCGCCGGAAACCTTGCGGTACGGGGTGCGCTTGCGCTGACACCGGTCTATATCCAGTGCAGCCCGATCATGCTGACCAAGGGGGAGAAGTGGTATCGAGTGCCGCTTCGGCGGCCGCATTTTGTGTTTTCCGTGGGGGAAGACATACCCGTCACCCCCTACCTGCGTCCCGATTTGCCTCTTGCTCTCGCGGCCCGGCATCTGACACAGGATCTCGAACGGCATTTCGCCCAGGAGTTGTTGCGCCATGGATGA
- a CDS encoding beta-ketoacyl synthase chain length factor — protein MSGLLSVSSWTAWAPGLPDRAAWQEWADGLRTPESAGEPVLPEIPAMLRRRADRLARMTLRAAFDVLGDRTGLPVVYVSRHGSVGRSAELLEALARGETLSPAGFAASVHNAAPGLLGIVRKDSAPYTALAAETGGVFAMLAEVMAFLADGHAEVLAILSDEPVPACYSSYVTEPELPAAWAGIFRLGDGTGLALSQAAVPTPAYSEPEVLAWTRWLAGDSVSFDCARGWQVRRV, from the coding sequence ATGTCGGGTTTGCTAAGCGTGTCGTCCTGGACGGCGTGGGCGCCCGGCTTGCCGGATCGCGCTGCGTGGCAGGAGTGGGCCGACGGTCTTCGCACACCTGAGTCCGCCGGTGAGCCCGTGCTGCCGGAAATTCCGGCAATGCTGCGACGCCGGGCTGATCGACTGGCGCGTATGACCTTGCGTGCCGCGTTCGATGTTCTGGGCGATCGAACCGGTTTGCCGGTCGTGTACGTGTCGAGGCATGGATCGGTCGGCCGTTCCGCAGAGTTGCTCGAGGCGCTTGCGCGAGGTGAGACCTTGTCGCCGGCCGGCTTTGCTGCGTCGGTGCACAACGCGGCGCCTGGCTTGCTCGGCATCGTGCGCAAGGATTCGGCGCCGTATACGGCGCTCGCTGCTGAGACGGGCGGGGTCTTCGCGATGCTCGCCGAAGTAATGGCCTTTCTGGCTGATGGTCATGCTGAAGTTCTGGCGATTCTGAGTGATGAGCCGGTGCCCGCCTGCTATTCAAGTTATGTGACTGAGCCTGAGCTCCCTGCCGCTTGGGCGGGCATTTTCCGGCTTGGCGACGGCACCGGCCTGGCGCTGTCGCAAGCGGCGGTGCCAACGCCCGCGTATTCCGAACCAGAGGTGCTGGCTTGGACGCGGTGGTTGGCCGGCGACTCCGTTTCATTCGACTGCGCTCGCGGGTGGCAGGTGCGGCGTGTCTAG
- a CDS encoding polyprenyl synthetase family protein gives MSTQELYAPIAADMAAVDGVIRQRLHSDVVLIRQVAEYIIAAGGKRLRPALLLFVANALGYRGVHHHELAAVVEFIHTATLLHDDVVDESALRRGNSTANAMFGNAAAVLVGDFLYSRAFQMMVGVDDMRVMRVLADATNVIAEGEVLQLLNVRNVDVTVEDYLRVIRYKTAMLFEAAARLGAILGGLDEAGQESLASFGRHIGTAFQLVDDVLDYSGDEAHTGKHVGDDLAEGKPTLPLIHVMRHGSQEHADAVRHAITEGGRESYPAVMAAIRATDALERTRQAAVEEVALAKAGLVALPPSHFKDSLLQLSDFAVARDH, from the coding sequence TTGTCGACCCAAGAACTCTACGCGCCGATTGCCGCCGATATGGCCGCGGTTGATGGCGTGATCCGCCAGCGCCTCCATTCCGATGTGGTGCTCATCCGGCAGGTGGCCGAGTACATCATCGCAGCGGGTGGCAAGCGCTTGCGCCCGGCTTTGCTCCTCTTTGTGGCCAACGCGCTTGGCTATCGAGGCGTCCATCACCATGAACTGGCGGCGGTGGTTGAATTCATTCACACCGCGACCTTGCTTCACGACGACGTCGTGGACGAATCCGCATTGCGTCGTGGCAACAGCACCGCCAACGCAATGTTTGGTAACGCCGCTGCGGTGCTGGTGGGCGACTTCTTGTATTCGCGCGCCTTCCAGATGATGGTGGGCGTGGACGACATGCGCGTGATGCGGGTGTTGGCGGATGCGACCAACGTCATCGCGGAGGGGGAGGTGCTCCAGCTCCTCAATGTCCGCAATGTGGATGTGACGGTCGAAGACTACCTTCGCGTGATTCGCTACAAGACCGCCATGCTGTTTGAGGCAGCTGCGCGGCTCGGCGCAATCCTGGGCGGGTTGGATGAGGCTGGTCAGGAGTCGCTGGCAAGCTTTGGTCGCCACATCGGCACCGCGTTCCAGTTGGTGGATGATGTGCTGGACTACTCCGGTGACGAGGCTCATACCGGCAAGCATGTTGGCGACGATCTTGCCGAGGGCAAGCCGACTTTGCCCCTGATTCATGTGATGCGCCATGGCTCGCAGGAGCACGCCGACGCGGTGCGCCATGCGATCACCGAAGGGGGGCGCGAATCCTACCCTGCAGTGATGGCGGCGATCCGCGCCACTGATGCGCTGGAGCGCACGCGCCAAGCGGCCGTGGAGGAGGTTGCGCTGGCAAAAGCGGGTCTCGTTGCATTACCCCCTTCACATTTCAAAGATTCGCTGCTACAATTGTCGGACTTTGCAGTTGCGAGAGATCACTGA
- the rplU gene encoding 50S ribosomal protein L21, with amino-acid sequence MYAVVKTGGKQYRVSAGQKIKVEQIPADVGAEITLDQVLAVGEGESVKIGTPVVAGAAVKATVIAQGRHDKVTIFKMRRRKHYQKHQGHRQNYTELRIEAISA; translated from the coding sequence ATGTACGCGGTCGTAAAAACCGGGGGCAAGCAGTATCGTGTGTCCGCCGGCCAAAAGATCAAGGTAGAACAGATACCTGCGGACGTTGGCGCTGAGATCACCCTGGACCAGGTTCTGGCCGTGGGTGAAGGCGAGTCGGTCAAGATCGGCACGCCTGTGGTTGCTGGTGCTGCCGTGAAGGCCACCGTGATCGCTCAAGGCCGTCACGACAAGGTCACGATTTTCAAGATGCGCCGTCGCAAGCACTACCAGAAGCACCAGGGGCATCGTCAGAACTACACCGAGCTTCGCATCGAAGCGATCTCGGCCTGA
- the rpmA gene encoding 50S ribosomal protein L27, which translates to MAHKKAGGSSRNGRDSESKRLGVKRYGGQFVLAGNILVRQRGTEYHPGDNVGIGKDHTLFAKIDGVVQFVIKGASRRRTITVVPAQQ; encoded by the coding sequence ATGGCACACAAAAAAGCCGGCGGCAGTTCACGTAACGGCCGCGACTCAGAATCGAAACGCCTCGGCGTCAAGCGCTACGGCGGTCAATTCGTGCTGGCTGGCAACATCCTCGTTCGTCAGCGCGGTACCGAATACCACCCGGGCGACAACGTCGGCATCGGCAAGGATCACACCCTCTTCGCGAAGATCGACGGCGTCGTTCAGTTCGTGATCAAGGGCGCGAGCCGCCGCCGCACCATCACCGTGGTGCCCGCCCAGCAGTAA
- the cgtA gene encoding Obg family GTPase CgtA, with the protein MKFFDEARIDVLAGDGGNGMASFRREKYIPKGGPDGGDGGHGGHVIVVADRNVNTLIDYRFTRTFRAERGENGGSKDCFGKGGKDIVLRMPVGTIITDLETGERIADMNRDGKRVVIARGGRGGLGNLHFKTATNRAPRKKTMGIPGERRSLHLELKVLADVGLLGMPNAGKSTFIRAVSAAKPKVADYPFTTLHPNLGVVRTDEGRSFVIADVPGLIEGAADGAGLGHRFLRHLARTNVLLHLVDIAPFSPETDPVREAKAIVAELEKYDPALAAKPRWLIINKIDLLDEEEREARVKAFLEAYGPVERWFAIAAINGENCRSLVLAIQEFLDAQPKPEFVDDEEGLPAEPVGPSEEEILAAAAAEGDDSEDETDEDEDK; encoded by the coding sequence ATGAAATTTTTCGACGAAGCCCGCATTGATGTGCTCGCCGGCGACGGTGGCAACGGTATGGCCTCCTTCCGCCGCGAGAAGTACATCCCCAAGGGCGGCCCGGATGGCGGCGACGGCGGCCACGGTGGCCACGTCATCGTGGTGGCCGATCGCAATGTGAACACGCTGATCGACTACCGCTTCACCCGCACCTTCCGCGCAGAGCGCGGCGAGAACGGCGGCAGCAAGGATTGCTTTGGCAAGGGCGGCAAGGACATCGTCCTGCGCATGCCCGTCGGAACGATCATCACCGACCTGGAGACCGGCGAGCGCATCGCCGACATGAACCGGGACGGCAAGCGGGTGGTGATCGCCCGCGGCGGGCGCGGTGGCTTGGGCAATCTGCATTTCAAGACCGCCACCAACCGTGCGCCGCGCAAGAAGACGATGGGTATTCCCGGCGAGCGCCGCAGCCTGCATCTGGAACTCAAGGTGCTTGCCGACGTGGGCCTGCTCGGCATGCCGAATGCCGGCAAATCGACCTTTATCCGCGCGGTCTCGGCGGCCAAGCCGAAGGTGGCAGACTATCCCTTCACCACGCTGCATCCGAACCTGGGTGTAGTGCGGACCGACGAGGGGCGCAGCTTCGTGATCGCCGACGTCCCAGGCCTGATCGAGGGTGCTGCAGACGGCGCCGGGCTTGGACATCGCTTCCTGCGGCACCTTGCGCGCACCAACGTGCTGCTGCACCTGGTCGACATTGCCCCCTTCTCGCCGGAGACTGACCCGGTTCGTGAAGCGAAGGCGATCGTTGCAGAACTCGAGAAGTACGACCCGGCACTCGCCGCCAAACCGCGCTGGTTGATCATCAACAAGATCGATCTCCTCGACGAGGAAGAGCGCGAAGCGCGCGTCAAAGCCTTCCTCGAAGCCTACGGTCCCGTCGAGCGCTGGTTTGCGATTGCAGCGATCAACGGGGAAAACTGCCGTTCGCTGGTGCTGGCGATTCAGGAATTCCTCGACGCCCAACCGAAGCCGGAGTTCGTTGACGACGAGGAAGGCCTGCCGGCCGAACCGGTCGGCCCCTCCGAGGAAGAAATCCTCGCCGCGGCGGCCGCGGAAGGCGACGACAGCGAAGACGAAACGGACGAAGACGAGGACAAGTAA